One region of uncultured Sulfurimonas sp. genomic DNA includes:
- a CDS encoding methyl-accepting chemotaxis protein, which produces MALMKKNTSSSSSAAVVPQSAGSGDKRRQRTLAKQQQISESIAGVSMTILENAQESVSAIEELKSSMEQIATAAEENSGASEQALSNVKDIDTNINRMNLTIDTVISSTLSTGENIMASVGKINDSVGRMARAVEVAQESSTKSEELKKSSQNIGDAVGFIAKIADQTNLLALNAAIEASRAKEHGKGFAVVADETRALAGESEKNAEFISELVTKIQGSIDNIIQSIGETTTTISDNGSKGNVLSVKMEELTKIAVYSVEAARSVNTYTKKLGDFVSKISKGSQDIAHASSEIALSVEKTLNGIDIQSDALAQTEDDIKELSNLAEELKYSTDTIKSAEDIAMSADTIGGSMEDIQNALEDVTNALNQIEASSHTTNKSALQNKELIEAGIDAAKDIDKLIEIARRNFDLLKVSFNAVKNTVSEIRGAFSDSITQGNGAASELTVIVKDTRNVDKTVGRISNSIVQLNMLAISGSIEAARAGEFGKGFAVVSSDIRNLAKDSESNTDKINDIVESMNSEIDTVRTDWNNLLTSQSNEQSLIDILISDIVKITDMLVDLLDRYTGLKTINDQNLEGMNQVVIGISEIQKAVELSARNAMESRKASELIIETVSHIGEGVEELAVMADELQQG; this is translated from the coding sequence ATGGCATTAATGAAAAAAAACACTTCAAGTTCATCTTCCGCTGCGGTAGTACCACAAAGCGCTGGTTCGGGAGATAAAAGACGACAAAGAACGCTAGCCAAACAACAACAAATCAGCGAGAGTATCGCTGGGGTTTCTATGACAATATTGGAAAATGCACAAGAGAGCGTAAGTGCTATAGAAGAGTTAAAGTCTTCTATGGAGCAGATTGCAACCGCTGCTGAAGAAAATAGCGGAGCAAGTGAGCAAGCTCTCTCAAATGTTAAAGATATTGACACAAATATAAATAGAATGAATTTAACTATAGATACCGTTATCTCATCAACACTCTCAACAGGTGAAAATATCATGGCATCTGTTGGAAAAATCAATGACTCAGTTGGAAGAATGGCAAGAGCTGTTGAAGTTGCTCAAGAGTCATCTACAAAGAGTGAAGAGCTTAAAAAATCATCTCAAAATATTGGAGATGCTGTTGGTTTTATAGCAAAGATTGCTGATCAAACAAATCTTCTTGCTTTAAATGCTGCCATAGAAGCATCTCGCGCAAAAGAGCATGGTAAAGGCTTTGCAGTTGTAGCTGATGAAACTCGTGCTTTAGCTGGTGAGAGTGAAAAAAATGCTGAGTTTATATCTGAGCTTGTAACAAAGATTCAAGGAAGTATTGATAACATCATTCAAAGTATAGGAGAAACTACAACTACTATTTCCGATAATGGCTCTAAAGGTAATGTTCTTAGTGTAAAAATGGAAGAACTTACAAAGATAGCTGTTTACTCTGTAGAAGCTGCAAGAAGTGTAAATACTTACACTAAAAAACTTGGAGATTTTGTTTCTAAGATAAGCAAAGGCTCTCAAGATATAGCTCATGCATCTAGTGAGATAGCGCTTTCAGTTGAAAAAACTTTAAATGGTATAGACATCCAATCAGATGCTCTAGCTCAAACAGAAGATGATATAAAAGAACTCTCAAATCTTGCAGAAGAGTTAAAATACTCTACAGATACTATAAAATCTGCTGAAGATATTGCTATGAGTGCTGATACTATTGGTGGCTCTATGGAGGATATTCAAAATGCACTTGAAGATGTAACTAATGCTCTAAATCAGATAGAAGCATCTTCACACACAACTAATAAAAGTGCACTTCAAAACAAAGAACTTATTGAAGCTGGTATAGATGCAGCTAAAGATATTGATAAACTAATAGAGATAGCAAGAAGAAACTTTGACCTTTTAAAAGTTTCATTTAATGCAGTAAAAAATACAGTTAGTGAAATTAGAGGTGCTTTTAGTGACTCTATAACTCAAGGAAATGGTGCGGCAAGTGAATTAACGGTTATAGTAAAAGATACTAGAAATGTTGATAAAACAGTTGGAAGAATTTCTAATTCAATTGTTCAGTTAAATATGCTTGCTATTAGTGGTTCTATAGAAGCTGCTCGTGCTGGAGAGTTTGGAAAAGGATTTGCGGTTGTAAGTTCAGATATTAGAAACTTAGCAAAAGATTCAGAGTCCAACACTGACAAAATCAACGATATTGTTGAGTCAATGAACTCAGAGATAGATACTGTTAGAACTGATTGGAACAATCTTCTAACATCTCAAAGTAATGAGCAGTCTCTTATAGATATATTGATAAGCGATATAGTTAAGATTACAGATATGCTTGTAGATTTATTGGATAGATATACAGGTCTTAAAACTATAAATGATCAAAACTTAGAGGGAATGAACCAAGTTGTAATTGGTATTAGTGAGATTCAAAAAGCGGTGGAGCTTAGTGCAAGAAATGCTATGGAGTCTCGCAAAGCAAGTGAACTGATAATAGAAACAGTTTCACATATTGGTGAAGGTGTAGAAGAGTTGGCTGTTATGGCAGATGAGCTTCAACAAGGTTAA
- a CDS encoding chemotaxis protein CheW codes for MQKIQEILIIKNSQENYGISTQDINQISRVPSLMDLPLRPYGTRGLCGVGGNIVSMLDVNLLLDMPQVDLSANSSRLLSLNAELSSNVLLVSEVYNTVNIQEQNIEYIDIPNDPVIALYKYKDSLVQILSLKTLIEKISKVKIDSKEVLNGKIKHIDTKEENSTKFLIFAMSNERFALNIDFLREIILSDTNYTDIAGSSKDLLGIITLREELIAVVDLRSYYGFKPKKSDKNRILITSCGGDTIGLLVDNIIDIKSVLDRDVEYMRSSFEDNKISGVIHDKKSLISFFDEEVLKDIYSKNSSYLEARTKSEQKEKDSHIVQEVIVFKLAGREYAFDVEYVAEIIDMVDTTKVAFSDKNVDGVINIRGQIVTIVSLFKKLSIPKIVNEDSKIIVCIIDDSKIGFVVDSISDIIDIKDDELREHEDELFSNVLHLDDGKRLVLSMDIQKIISV; via the coding sequence ATGCAAAAAATCCAAGAGATTTTAATTATTAAAAACTCTCAAGAAAACTATGGTATTTCTACGCAAGATATAAACCAAATTTCAAGAGTTCCATCGCTCATGGATTTGCCACTTAGACCTTATGGAACAAGAGGGCTTTGTGGTGTAGGTGGAAACATAGTAAGTATGCTTGATGTAAACCTTTTGTTAGATATGCCTCAAGTTGATTTAAGTGCAAATAGTAGTAGGCTTTTGAGTCTCAATGCGGAGTTGTCCTCAAATGTACTTTTGGTAAGTGAAGTTTACAATACTGTAAATATACAAGAGCAAAACATTGAGTATATAGATATTCCAAATGATCCTGTTATAGCTCTATATAAGTACAAAGACTCTTTAGTTCAAATTTTATCACTTAAGACTTTGATTGAAAAGATTTCAAAAGTTAAGATAGATTCTAAAGAGGTGCTAAATGGAAAAATAAAACATATAGACACTAAAGAAGAAAATTCTACAAAATTTTTAATTTTTGCAATGTCAAATGAAAGATTTGCACTTAATATTGATTTTCTTAGAGAGATAATTTTATCGGATACAAACTATACAGATATAGCTGGAAGTTCAAAAGATTTACTTGGAATTATTACCTTGAGAGAGGAGTTGATAGCTGTTGTAGATTTGCGTTCTTATTATGGATTTAAGCCTAAAAAAAGTGATAAAAACCGTATATTAATCACATCTTGTGGTGGTGATACAATAGGGCTTTTAGTAGACAATATTATAGATATAAAAAGTGTTCTTGATAGAGATGTTGAGTATATGAGATCTAGTTTTGAAGACAATAAAATTTCAGGTGTCATTCATGATAAAAAATCTCTTATATCTTTTTTTGATGAAGAAGTTTTAAAGGATATATATTCAAAAAATAGTTCTTACTTAGAAGCTAGAACTAAAAGTGAACAAAAAGAAAAAGATTCACATATAGTTCAAGAAGTAATAGTCTTTAAATTGGCAGGTAGAGAGTATGCTTTTGATGTTGAATATGTAGCTGAAATCATTGATATGGTAGATACAACAAAAGTCGCATTTAGTGATAAAAATGTAGATGGTGTCATAAATATTAGAGGTCAGATAGTTACTATAGTATCTTTGTTTAAAAAGTTATCAATTCCTAAAATAGTAAATGAAGATTCAAAGATTATAGTTTGCATAATTGATGATTCAAAAATAGGTTTTGTTGTTGATAGTATAAGCGATATTATAGATATTAAAGATGATGAATTAAGAGAACATGAGGATGAACTTTTTAGTAATGTTTTGCATCTAGATGATGGAAAAAGATTAGTTTTATCTATGGATATACAAAAGATAATCTCAGTTTAG
- the cheB gene encoding chemotaxis-specific protein-glutamate methyltransferase CheB: MAKKVLIVDDSALVRKQLSEIISTLGYEIEIAKNGKEAVDKATQMQYDVITMDINMPVMDGIEALKQIMKKKPTAILMVSSLTSENANITMDALDLGAIDYISKPGTMNVGKKENAEDILQKVKLLSRIPKRRLQRQSLGFLKRERKVVVKEFEQILDSRDIEKVVLIGSSTGGPGLIEQICSSLPKDFKYPVCIVQHMPEQFTKTFAARLDRSATLNVQETSNNMELLPNNIYVARGGVHINFAKKTSGKIVIREDKDKGKNFFQPSVNDMLHSALSVFEAKNIIGVILTGIGDDGADGMVELKKAGAYTLGESQESATVYGMPKEAYERGGICEQLDFANILKKIVTLK, from the coding sequence GTGGCAAAAAAAGTACTAATAGTTGATGATTCTGCACTTGTAAGAAAACAATTGAGTGAGATAATCTCAACTCTAGGTTATGAAATAGAGATAGCAAAAAACGGCAAAGAAGCTGTAGATAAAGCTACACAGATGCAATATGATGTAATAACTATGGATATTAATATGCCGGTTATGGATGGTATAGAAGCTCTTAAACAGATTATGAAAAAAAAACCAACTGCCATATTGATGGTTAGTTCATTGACTAGTGAAAATGCAAATATAACTATGGATGCTCTTGATTTGGGAGCAATAGACTATATTTCTAAACCTGGTACTATGAATGTTGGTAAAAAAGAAAATGCAGAAGATATTTTACAAAAAGTAAAGTTACTTAGTCGTATTCCAAAGAGAAGACTTCAAAGACAGAGTTTAGGATTTTTAAAAAGAGAAAGAAAAGTCGTTGTAAAAGAGTTTGAGCAAATACTTGATTCAAGAGATATAGAAAAAGTAGTGCTTATAGGTTCATCTACTGGTGGACCTGGACTTATTGAGCAGATTTGTTCTTCTTTGCCTAAAGATTTTAAGTATCCTGTTTGTATTGTTCAACATATGCCTGAGCAGTTTACAAAAACTTTTGCCGCTAGACTTGATCGTAGTGCTACTTTAAATGTTCAAGAAACATCAAACAACATGGAACTACTGCCAAATAATATCTATGTCGCTCGTGGTGGAGTTCATATAAATTTTGCTAAAAAAACTTCTGGAAAAATTGTTATTAGAGAAGATAAAGATAAGGGCAAGAATTTTTTTCAACCGAGTGTAAATGATATGTTGCATAGTGCTTTGAGTGTTTTTGAAGCTAAAAATATTATAGGTGTAATTTTAACTGGGATTGGTGATGATGGAGCTGATGGAATGGTTGAGCTTAAAAAAGCTGGAGCATATACTTTAGGAGAGAGCCAAGAGAGTGCTACCGTTTATGGGATGCCAAAAGAAGCTTATGAGCGTGGTGGCATTTGTGAGCAGTTAGATTTTGCAAATATACTTAAAAAAATAGTTACACTAAAGTAA
- a CDS encoding HEAT repeat domain-containing protein — MALVKQHIKPEIEEFPIFSTLEEAIIYFQTNDDHDKKDYAIEEIAKFENSCEYLVSCISNEDIDRSYLTKIAATISNMDSQDVPIESIMELLKLDNAYIRNLGISILRNFGDAIKYYIVKFLIGDDRDLRIFAINVLGDVDFAESRDMLVELLENEQDINVAMTAVDYMAEIGEEEDIELLESLKERFNNEFYVKFAVDGAIKMIKG; from the coding sequence ATGGCATTAGTTAAACAGCATATCAAACCAGAGATTGAAGAGTTTCCGATTTTTTCAACTCTTGAAGAAGCGATTATTTATTTTCAAACAAATGATGATCATGATAAAAAAGATTATGCCATTGAAGAGATAGCGAAGTTTGAAAACTCTTGTGAGTATTTAGTCTCTTGTATAAGTAATGAAGATATAGATAGAAGTTACTTAACAAAAATAGCAGCAACTATATCAAATATGGATTCTCAAGATGTGCCTATAGAGTCAATAATGGAGCTTTTAAAATTAGATAATGCATATATAAGAAATTTAGGTATATCTATACTTAGAAATTTTGGAGATGCTATAAAATATTACATAGTTAAGTTTCTAATAGGTGATGATAGGGATTTAAGAATATTTGCCATAAATGTTTTAGGTGATGTGGATTTTGCAGAGTCAAGAGATATGCTAGTAGAGCTTTTAGAAAATGAACAAGATATCAATGTAGCCATGACGGCAGTTGATTATATGGCTGAAATTGGTGAAGAAGAAGATATAGAACTGTTAGAGTCTTTAAAAGAGAGATTTAACAATGAGTTTTATGTAAAGTTCGCAGTTGATGGCGCTATAAAGATGATTAAGGGATAA
- a CDS encoding protein-glutamate O-methyltransferase CheR: MAYLLSKDNFLKMSEFVYRKSGIYLDEDKHYEKLAKYIDARVLTLELDSFRKYFFKLRFDDKDSDEFQELMNAITVNETYFYREKDQFETLVNKILPELHKTLPSSKTIRILSSPCSSGEEPYSIVLHIVEEGSVVEQRDIEVVGIDIDSKVIQKAKMAKYSERSVHAIPKQVLAKWFNKKNLTYELGEELQGSVDFQVANVFDKTQMRNLGKFDVIFSRNMLIYFDDASRKEVAMTFYDMLNPGGYILLGHAEYMSRIVSVFKAKKIDNTLIYQK; this comes from the coding sequence ATGGCGTACCTTTTATCTAAGGACAACTTTTTAAAAATGAGTGAATTTGTTTATAGAAAGAGTGGTATATATTTAGATGAAGATAAGCATTATGAAAAGCTTGCTAAATACATAGATGCTAGAGTCTTAACTTTAGAGTTAGATAGTTTTAGAAAATACTTTTTTAAACTTCGTTTTGATGATAAAGATTCAGATGAGTTTCAAGAGTTGATGAATGCTATAACTGTAAATGAAACATATTTTTACAGAGAAAAAGATCAGTTTGAAACTTTAGTAAACAAAATTTTGCCTGAACTTCATAAAACTTTGCCAAGTTCTAAAACAATTCGCATACTATCTTCACCATGTTCTTCAGGTGAAGAGCCTTACTCCATAGTTCTTCATATAGTAGAAGAGGGAAGTGTAGTTGAACAAAGAGATATTGAAGTAGTTGGCATAGATATTGATTCTAAAGTTATTCAAAAAGCTAAGATGGCAAAGTATAGTGAGCGTTCTGTTCATGCCATACCAAAACAGGTTTTAGCTAAATGGTTCAATAAAAAAAATTTAACTTATGAACTTGGTGAAGAGTTACAAGGAAGTGTGGATTTTCAAGTTGCAAATGTATTTGACAAAACACAGATGCGAAATCTTGGAAAATTTGATGTTATATTTTCAAGAAATATGCTTATATATTTTGATGATGCATCTAGAAAAGAAGTAGCAATGACCTTTTATGATATGTTAAATCCTGGTGGTTACATTCTCTTAGGACATGCAGAATATATGAGTAGAATTGTATCTGTTTTTAAAGCTAAAAAAATAGATAACACTTTGATTTATCAAAAGTAA
- a CDS encoding response regulator yields the protein MPLVIFIDDSETALASTRMVTNSMPIEVKQYIQAQDALAEIQAGMTPDLIITDLNMPVMNGFEFLEELRKNASTSRTPCLMLTTETKAELKQKGKALGLTGWIVKPFNPQQLKQAITRVLRLS from the coding sequence ATGCCATTAGTAATTTTTATAGACGATAGTGAGACAGCCTTAGCTTCGACAAGAATGGTTACAAACTCTATGCCAATAGAAGTAAAACAGTATATACAAGCTCAAGATGCTTTAGCAGAGATTCAAGCTGGAATGACACCTGATCTTATTATTACAGATTTAAATATGCCTGTAATGAATGGTTTTGAATTTTTAGAAGAATTAAGAAAGAATGCATCTACTTCAAGAACACCATGTTTGATGTTAACAACTGAAACAAAAGCAGAACTAAAACAAAAAGGTAAAGCTTTAGGTTTAACTGGATGGATTGTAAAACCATTTAACCCTCAACAGTTAAAACAAGCAATAACAAGAGTTTTAAGGCTATCATGA
- a CDS encoding response regulator — MPTIMIVDDSKTVRNYHGAIIKAHGFDILEAENGMEALEKSLDADIDMYVVDVNMPIMDGYSFISDLRKQENSRNIPIIMVTTQEKIEDKIAAYKVGANLFETKPIKPELLQAYIDILLKS; from the coding sequence ATGCCAACTATTATGATTGTAGATGATTCAAAAACAGTTAGAAATTATCATGGAGCTATTATAAAAGCTCATGGCTTTGATATTTTAGAAGCTGAGAATGGTATGGAAGCATTAGAGAAGAGTCTAGATGCAGATATAGATATGTATGTGGTAGATGTAAATATGCCCATAATGGATGGATACTCTTTTATAAGTGATTTAAGAAAACAAGAAAACAGTAGAAATATTCCCATAATTATGGTAACAACTCAGGAAAAAATAGAAGATAAAATAGCTGCTTATAAAGTTGGTGCAAATCTTTTTGAGACAAAACCAATAAAACCTGAATTGCTCCAAGCATATATAGATATTTTACTTAAGAGTTAG
- a CDS encoding chemotaxis protein CheA, with protein MDPLLEQFLSEARENLAFIDQNIEDIGGGDPELLNSVFRAAHTLKGGSGIVGFDSVRDITHYAEDLLDMLRDGRLEFADGMREALYDAFDEVLNLVEAAEESEGIVEADADTLEKIITLLNAQMGKSSQKESVWEFPYLRVEDADEIINIPLNVLNKESAYKVAFKNSEFNEEFCKNENFYAVVFDIDESCMVYGNDPIYTMSLLGDKVIGVYSCMGDESAKCVLSGIEDEDGLLLKVRLIAFVKATFEEIEDALFNFVDELKFLPLDISTMLAVDVGEKGHQIDSLKELNNIAEDLDITSIVEEVKRSMELVGADTLQYAQLQRFLDISSFIEDKDTTNLGGFFDNLYKGEVYKIDENLLEQNLVFEEDETEIEEEIESQLQEQFEAEEAQEAQEHDEVEEDLEADVEITQNISQAIQNIQEQQLLALEHIESDEDLIRIQMMMEKIRKYLPEMPLDMGSKDKIKSFLKSQLKEEEIEVLSPEIIQEESQEIKPELVKPEVSKKVLESKKAVVGKTVKIDQESIDSLMNVVGELLVAKNSLPYLADNVVGMTHESIKREIMDKYIFINRLSEQLQDLIMGMRMLPISYVFDRYPKLVRDISKKLGKKVKLEMQGGETKLDKNMIEMLADPMIHIMRNSLDHGIEMPELREQKGKDASGNVTLKAFAQSDKIIIEIIDDGAGINVDRVAGKVLEKGLMTPEEIDALSEDEMAELVLLPGLSTAEEITEFSGRGVGMDVVKKSIESFGGSINIKTKANQGTVITLAIPMSLAVTSLLHIQMNDIHYGLPMDSVSETVKLERSEIEYLHNEPFVYIRGEVIPLLFIKSMLNEEVMRDEPLSIVVLNIKNNLLAVVVNKFLGQLDVVQKPLVGIMENHPLFSGTALLGNGQIIMAIDPIGLLGISQKLKENIAVA; from the coding sequence ATGGATCCATTATTAGAACAGTTTTTGAGTGAAGCTAGGGAAAACTTAGCTTTTATAGATCAAAACATCGAAGATATAGGTGGTGGTGATCCTGAACTTTTAAATTCAGTATTTCGTGCAGCTCACACTTTAAAAGGTGGAAGTGGTATAGTCGGATTTGATAGTGTTAGGGATATTACGCACTATGCTGAAGATTTGCTAGATATGCTTAGAGATGGAAGGTTAGAGTTTGCTGATGGTATGAGAGAAGCTCTTTATGATGCTTTTGATGAAGTTCTTAATCTTGTTGAAGCTGCAGAAGAGAGCGAGGGTATCGTTGAAGCAGATGCAGATACTTTAGAAAAAATTATCACTTTGCTTAATGCTCAAATGGGTAAAAGTTCTCAAAAAGAATCTGTTTGGGAATTTCCTTATTTAAGAGTTGAAGATGCAGATGAAATAATAAACATACCTCTAAATGTACTAAATAAAGAATCCGCTTATAAAGTGGCTTTTAAAAATTCTGAATTTAACGAAGAGTTTTGTAAAAATGAAAATTTTTATGCTGTAGTTTTTGATATAGATGAATCTTGTATGGTTTATGGAAATGATCCTATCTACACTATGTCTCTTTTGGGAGATAAAGTAATCGGTGTTTACTCTTGTATGGGTGATGAAAGTGCTAAATGCGTACTTAGCGGCATAGAAGATGAAGATGGACTTCTTTTAAAAGTTAGACTTATTGCTTTTGTAAAAGCAACTTTTGAGGAGATAGAAGATGCACTCTTTAACTTTGTAGATGAGTTGAAGTTTTTACCTTTAGATATTTCTACTATGTTGGCTGTTGATGTTGGAGAAAAAGGACATCAAATAGACTCTTTAAAAGAGCTAAACAATATAGCCGAAGATTTGGATATAACAAGCATCGTTGAAGAGGTAAAACGGTCTATGGAACTTGTTGGTGCTGACACACTTCAGTATGCTCAACTACAAAGATTTTTAGATATAAGTTCTTTTATAGAAGATAAAGATACAACAAATTTAGGTGGATTTTTTGACAACCTTTATAAGGGAGAAGTTTATAAAATAGATGAAAATCTTTTAGAGCAAAATTTAGTTTTTGAAGAAGATGAAACTGAGATAGAAGAAGAAATAGAGTCTCAATTGCAAGAGCAATTTGAAGCTGAGGAGGCTCAAGAAGCACAAGAACATGATGAGGTTGAAGAAGACCTTGAAGCTGATGTTGAAATTACACAAAATATATCTCAAGCAATTCAAAACATACAAGAACAACAACTTCTTGCCTTAGAGCATATTGAGAGTGATGAAGATTTAATTCGCATCCAGATGATGATGGAAAAAATTAGAAAGTATCTACCAGAGATGCCACTAGATATGGGTTCAAAAGATAAAATAAAATCATTTTTAAAATCGCAACTAAAAGAAGAAGAGATAGAAGTTTTATCTCCTGAGATAATCCAAGAAGAGTCTCAAGAAATTAAGCCTGAGTTAGTAAAACCAGAAGTTAGTAAAAAAGTTTTAGAGAGTAAAAAAGCGGTAGTTGGTAAAACTGTAAAAATAGATCAAGAATCCATTGATAGTTTAATGAATGTTGTTGGAGAACTGCTTGTAGCTAAAAACTCTCTTCCGTATTTGGCAGATAATGTAGTTGGTATGACTCATGAGAGCATAAAAAGAGAGATTATGGATAAGTATATCTTTATAAACCGTCTATCTGAACAACTTCAAGATTTGATAATGGGTATGAGAATGCTACCTATATCTTATGTCTTTGACAGATATCCTAAGTTGGTTCGCGATATTTCTAAAAAACTTGGTAAAAAGGTTAAGTTAGAGATGCAAGGTGGAGAGACTAAACTAGATAAAAACATGATAGAGATGCTAGCTGATCCAATGATACACATAATGAGAAATTCGCTTGATCACGGTATAGAGATGCCAGAACTTAGAGAGCAAAAAGGCAAAGATGCTAGCGGTAATGTGACTCTAAAAGCTTTCGCACAATCAGATAAAATAATCATAGAAATCATAGACGATGGTGCAGGAATAAATGTTGATAGAGTTGCAGGTAAAGTCCTAGAAAAAGGCTTGATGACTCCAGAAGAGATAGATGCATTGAGTGAAGATGAGATGGCAGAGTTAGTTCTTCTTCCTGGTCTTTCAACTGCTGAGGAAATAACTGAGTTTAGTGGACGTGGTGTAGGAATGGATGTTGTTAAAAAATCCATAGAGAGTTTTGGTGGAAGTATAAACATAAAAACTAAGGCAAATCAAGGAACTGTTATAACTCTAGCTATTCCAATGTCTTTAGCAGTTACATCATTGTTACATATTCAGATGAATGATATTCACTATGGACTTCCAATGGATAGCGTTAGCGAAACAGTAAAACTTGAACGCTCAGAGATAGAGTATCTTCATAATGAGCCGTTTGTTTATATAAGAGGCGAAGTTATTCCTCTTCTTTTTATAAAATCAATGCTTAATGAAGAAGTTATGAGAGATGAACCTCTATCTATAGTTGTATTAAACATAAAAAACAACCTTTTAGCTGTTGTAGTAAATAAATTTTTAGGTCAATTAGATGTTGTTCAAAAACCATTAGTTGGCATTATGGAGAATCATCCTCTATTTAGCGGAACGGCACTACTTGGTAATGGTCAGATAATCATGGCAATAGATCCAATAGGTCTTTTGGGTATTTCACAAAAATTAAAAGAAAATATTGCTGTAGCATAG
- a CDS encoding chemotaxis protein CheW, with protein sequence MIDLIVFNVGSSRYALNIENIQRIIQIVELTEIPNSHKFIDGMMSYEKSVIKVLNFRKLVGLLPHKDETKKVEDSSLKLLFYENNLEHFAIKVDSIDDIVHIEESQIIKSDDKQQISEFLELLGVLDLDGVLINVIKTLKIPK encoded by the coding sequence ATGATAGATTTGATAGTTTTTAATGTTGGAAGTAGTCGTTATGCTTTAAATATTGAAAATATACAAAGAATAATTCAAATAGTTGAATTAACTGAGATACCAAACTCTCATAAGTTTATAGATGGGATGATGTCCTATGAAAAGAGTGTTATAAAAGTGCTTAATTTTCGTAAACTTGTAGGACTTTTGCCTCATAAAGATGAAACTAAAAAAGTAGAAGATTCTTCACTAAAACTTCTTTTTTATGAAAACAACCTTGAGCATTTTGCTATAAAGGTTGATTCTATTGATGATATTGTTCATATTGAAGAGTCTCAAATTATAAAAAGTGATGATAAACAACAAATTAGTGAATTTTTAGAACTCTTAGGTGTTCTTGATTTAGATGGTGTACTTATCAATGTTATTAAAACATTGAAAATCCCAAAATAG
- a CDS encoding ParA family protein has translation MKTIVISNRKGGSAKTTTAVNIASALAKHGSVLLLDFDTQGHACIGVGCEPSEELGVHSIFRGHTLSETFIPTVHDNLTLSPALAFFDVYEYSDLRGVLKSRFKRENIADFFDYCVIDTPPTFDALLKNSLEVADAVVIPFVPHHLGVVAVGQMLRAVYQSASGFGREIADVCILPVMYNPHINEHKESLAKVKVSFGEQKLLSPIGIDIKLAKQFESGSPIVLDEKRSKGMKDYNKCVEELIKRINR, from the coding sequence GTGAAAACCATTGTAATTAGTAATCGCAAAGGTGGTTCAGCTAAAACTACTACTGCTGTAAATATAGCAAGTGCCTTAGCAAAACATGGATCTGTCTTACTTTTAGACTTTGATACACAAGGTCATGCCTGCATAGGTGTTGGATGCGAGCCTAGTGAAGAACTTGGAGTTCATTCTATATTTAGAGGGCATACTCTTAGTGAAACTTTTATCCCTACTGTACATGACAATCTTACGCTCTCACCAGCTTTAGCTTTTTTTGATGTTTATGAATATTCAGATTTAAGAGGGGTTTTAAAGAGTCGTTTTAAAAGAGAAAATATTGCCGATTTTTTCGATTATTGTGTTATAGATACTCCGCCAACTTTTGATGCACTTTTAAAAAACTCTTTAGAGGTTGCAGATGCGGTTGTTATTCCTTTTGTTCCTCACCATTTGGGCGTAGTAGCAGTTGGTCAGATGCTACGAGCAGTTTATCAAAGTGCTTCTGGATTTGGACGTGAAATAGCTGATGTTTGCATACTTCCAGTTATGTACAATCCACATATAAATGAACACAAAGAATCTTTGGCTAAAGTTAAAGTATCTTTTGGAGAGCAAAAACTGTTGTCTCCAATAGGTATAGATATAAAATTGGCAAAACAGTTTGAATCTGGTTCACCTATAGTTTTAGATGAGAAGAGATCTAAGGGTATGAAAGATTACAATAAATGTGTAGAAGAGCTTATCAAGAGGATAAATAGATGA